The Exiguobacterium acetylicum genome includes a window with the following:
- a CDS encoding NUDIX hydrolase, which produces MKQVNLADIRKQYVDSEERLPRHAAAVLVPLVEQDGEVYLLFQVRAKTLRSQPGEIAFPGGRIDLGESPKAAAIRETVEELNVKASEVELIGTLEPLVTPNRSIIYPYLGILHATDFTPSPAEVDHVFLVSLNELMTSKPIKGDMEWRIRPGKEVPTERMANREAYLDRTYTVTEHFYEHGDYLIWGLTAKILRQFLAQLTRD; this is translated from the coding sequence ATGAAACAGGTGAACTTAGCCGATATCCGAAAGCAATATGTAGATTCTGAAGAACGTTTACCTCGTCATGCGGCAGCCGTACTCGTTCCGTTGGTCGAACAGGATGGCGAAGTCTATTTGTTATTTCAAGTACGAGCCAAGACACTGCGTTCACAGCCAGGTGAAATCGCCTTTCCTGGTGGGCGAATCGACTTGGGCGAATCCCCCAAAGCAGCAGCTATCCGCGAGACGGTCGAAGAATTAAATGTCAAAGCTTCAGAAGTTGAACTAATTGGGACGCTAGAACCCCTTGTGACACCGAACCGGTCGATCATTTACCCGTATCTCGGCATCCTCCACGCGACGGATTTTACCCCTTCACCAGCAGAAGTCGATCATGTCTTTCTCGTATCGTTAAACGAGTTAATGACTTCAAAACCAATCAAAGGGGATATGGAGTGGCGGATCCGACCTGGAAAAGAGGTCCCAACAGAACGAATGGCGAATCGGGAAGCATACTTGGATCGAACGTATACGGTCACGGAGCATTTTTATGAGCATGGGGACTATCTGATTTGGGGACTTACGGCTAAAATATTGCGCCAGTTCTTGGCGCAATTAACGCGTGACTAG
- the yvfG gene encoding protein YvfG — protein MNEQLFTTERLIANFKEYIRQNEAHLTKRHALNAYYKTVAGSILSDRIAKNADLIVRMRHLEEAYQHVAQEGR, from the coding sequence GTGAACGAACAACTTTTTACGACAGAACGATTAATTGCGAATTTTAAGGAATATATCCGTCAGAACGAGGCACACCTGACAAAACGACATGCCTTAAACGCCTACTACAAGACGGTAGCAGGATCGATCTTATCAGATCGAATTGCTAAAAATGCGGATCTCATCGTTCGTATGCGCCATCTTGAAGAGGCCTATCAACACGTTGCACAAGAAGGGCGATGA